From a region of the Longimicrobium sp. genome:
- a CDS encoding M23 family metallopeptidase, with the protein GAAPEGAAGPQARTPSRALRDTLHFGAHEGGRALDGAPAVGASLTIPVRGIAPQQLRDSYNDARSGGRTHNAIDIMAPQGSPVVAASDGVIHRLRTGGLGGITIYQLGEDGRTLFYYAHLERYAAGIREGQRVRRGEVIAYVGDTGNAGPGNYHLHFSVGRLTSMERWWESENVNPYPLLAGSAARAATASREDR; encoded by the coding sequence TCGGCGCGGCGCCGGAGGGGGCCGCGGGGCCGCAGGCCCGTACGCCGTCACGCGCCCTCCGCGACACCCTGCACTTCGGTGCGCACGAGGGCGGGCGCGCCCTCGACGGCGCCCCGGCGGTGGGCGCGTCGCTGACCATTCCGGTGCGCGGCATTGCGCCCCAGCAGCTTCGCGACTCGTACAACGACGCGCGCTCCGGGGGGCGCACCCACAACGCCATCGACATCATGGCGCCGCAGGGCAGCCCCGTGGTGGCCGCGAGCGACGGGGTCATCCATCGGCTGCGCACCGGAGGCCTCGGCGGCATCACCATCTACCAACTGGGCGAAGACGGACGGACGCTCTTCTATTACGCCCACCTGGAGCGGTACGCGGCCGGCATCCGCGAGGGCCAGCGGGTGCGGCGGGGCGAGGTGATCGCCTACGTGGGCGATACGGGCAACGCGGGGCCTGGCAACTACCACCTGCACTTTTCCGTGGGGCGGCTGACCAGCATGGAGCGCTGGTGGGAGAGCGAGAACGTGAATCCCTATCCGCTGCTGGCCGGCAGCGCCGCCCGCGCCGCCACCGCGTCGCGCGAAGACCGCTGA